GTTCCATTTTCCCAAATCTCCCTTCTCTGTGTGCTGCAGGCTGACTCAGTCTAAGCCTCAGCCTTACCAACAACGCTCATGTTCTCACCCACTCAGTCATCTTGGCAGTGTTGGAAAGAgaatttttaaaatgcaaaagacTAGAATTGTTAAGTGAAAGTTCTACTGGCTGTTGACATTGTGCTTCGATTTGCTAAAAGGCACAAACTAACAAGCTTCGGGATAGCTTTAATGTCTTGGAAATAGAGAATCATCTTCATTTCATTCAGCATCAAAGGCTCTTGTACAATCATAGTTCTGCTGTTCCAACGCTGAACAAAATACCGTAAGTCCTGCTCTTATGTACTCATGCAATGTGAAGATGGAAAACCACAGGGGAGGTTTGTGTACCGATTCACAATAGCAAAGACGATAAAACATTCCAAAACATCAACATATCTTCCCAAAGACATAAACTGGAAGAACAGGGGACCATGAAAGTGGAATCATTCTTCTCATCGAACTCTAGGCAACGAAGCAAATAAGCATATGTCCAAAGAATTTATAAATACCATTTACAAAACTAAAAATCTGCTTTTAAACTGGCAATTTCCCCACTAATAGCACAATACAATGTAGTTTTAGTTCATACGCATTTTATAAGATGAGCCTACTAATGTGTTCAGTCAGTATAATCACCATGTTGAAAATCTGAATGGCTTATCCTCTGCACAGACTGTGAAATCACTCCTAGTGAACTAAAAGGACCTGGCACACTTTACCAATCCATTAAGTGGATCACAGTGAGTAAATGAGTCTGATTTAAGAGCGATGGGGAAATTCTCCTAATAGCTGGGGAGGgcaaattattaatattctaggAAAGTTTGTCCCTTTTCACCCTTGTGAATAATACAGCAAACGCAGTGAAGACATCAGAGCACATCTGACAGAGCCATGAAACATTTATGACTTCTGTGGTGTAGGATCTGCCTGCCACATTTTCTGCTCCCTCTGACTAGCACAACCTACAGTACACCTCTTGATGTCTGACTCGCCCAAAATAAATGTTCTAGGAGGAATTTGTGCTCCTTCTACTgagttcatttttaaaacagtgaAGACTGGGTAGATTTTATACCAGCAAGTGAGCAAGAAGATTTTTCAATCTCACCTTCAACACTCTGGGCGAACTTAATGGCTACATCCACAGTGCTGCTCTGGGTAACATGATCTACCAGTCCAAGTTGCAATGCCTCCGCAGCAGTGATATGGCGCCCTGTGGAAAACATGAAATACATCAATGGTGTGTACGGGTGGCAAGTGACATTTCAAATTAGTAGATAAGCAATAATATTAGAGCATCCAGGTGGCCATAACTTATCACTACAACATCCTTATTTTGATTCTGGCCTTTATTAAATGAAGGTGAAATGACActaaaaatatcattaaaacttaacatccagaggttaattgaacactcaaTATTGCCCAATGGTTGTTCTCGGTAGTCAGTCTTGGTTTGGTGGCCCTGTGATTGACTGGCGGCCTGTCCAGGgccgccctgtgtcagctgggattggctccagtgacctgcGTTCCTCATagggaggataaagtggtagacaatgaaggACTAAAAATGGGTGATAATGAGAGACgtgaacacacactgacatctgctggtCACACAGCAGCTATACCCTTAAGGACTGCATTTACCGTCATTGACAGCTCTGCAATGTTTGTAATGGACTATCAAAGGCAAGAGCAAAATCATTTGCATTTGCACACTGTACAAACCATGCATGTTATATACAGACAAATGGGTGAAAAACAGTGCTAGAAAAACAGACCATTGTGTATGGTGGTTATTTAGTAATGCTAACATAAAAACTGCCTAACCTGAAAGGTTAACCTAACTCAGATACCTGTGGTGATAAGTTCTATGGCAGCTGGGACTCCGATGAGCCTTGGCAGACGCTGGGATCCCCCTGCAGCTGGCAGCAGACCCAGAGTCACCTCTGGAAGCCCCAGTCTGGCCtgaaaggacacacacaaaaacaaatatgaatgatGAGTGAAATGAAGGTGTGCATAACATAACAGATAATTATATCTTCTTTTTTCATAACTGGTCAAACGATTAAACTGGACTTACCTTTTGGAAACGATAACAATTAAGAGACTAGTCATCTTGTAACTTCTTGTATAATTCTAACACTGTATGCCAGAAACTGATACAACttgacagagagagcgagattaAGAGTGAACTAATAACAATTAAGAGACTAGTCATCTTGTAACTTCTTGTATAATTCTAACACTGTGTGCCAGAAACTGAAACAACTTGACAGAGAGCGCGAGATTAAGAGTGAACTAACTTTAGAATGTGCGATTCGATAATGACAGCCCAGTGCCAATTCAAGGCCTCCACCTAAAGCACTCCCCTCTATGGCTGCCACCACTGGTTTGTTTGCAGCCTCCATGGTGTGGAATATCGGTATGAGATGAGGCCCAGAAATCTTTGTCCCAAACTCTTTGATGTCAGCTCCTGTTATGCATAATTACATACAATCAGGTGCATCTTATTCCACATCCTTCTGCATATTGACACaatgttcccatttaaaaaaCTTAAACACGATACTGTATGactatataattttttttttactatgtaaACTGTGAGATAATATTAAGCATTTGAAGATGTCACTTGTAGCCACATAGCAGACATCAATATATCTGCGAAACGATAAATGAGGAAACTAATCAACTGAATAATCTATAACCAAGTAAGCGTAAGATGCAAAAATAAGGTTGATTCCCTATTTTATTTAATACGGTTTGGTATATATTAATTGAAAtgatacagaaaaaaacataatgacaataatatagTTGATATATCATaatatgtaatttattttactgttaGTGAGGGctttttataaaatgtatatttataaatCCTCAGAGCATGTCCCCCTGTTGAGGACCAGAAGAAATTCTATTGTACATTGCGAAAATCGGTGAGGGGAAAACATCAAAATACTATACCTAATAATTAACCTTTTGTTGAATCAAAATACAACAAAGGGTTATTTCTGGTTACCAAGAAAAATAACCTTTTATTGGTAACCAGACTGTTTTAGAgtggaaaaaatattttttttatctaattgcTAAGGAATTACAGTAAACAGTTATAGAGTTGTAAAAGCAtgtgaaacagaaaaaataCATCCATACCCCCACAGAATATTTCATTTTGGCCACATACAACCACCGACTTCACCTCAGGGTCATTGAGGGCTTTGTTCATCATGTCAACGATGCCCTGCCTCGTTGCTGCACTGTTTACAAAAGAgggttaaaaattaaaaagggtTGACAATCTCAAGGTTTACATTCAATAATTATAAAAGGTCTTTATAGAAATACTGACTTAAGGAATTAAGGAATAGAACTTGATATATCTCCTGATATATGATGACCTTGATATAGTACAACATAAATCAGGCCAATTTGGggtgattcattgattattaattgattactaaattactcgtcaactattttgataatcaatgtcaaggtcaaatttatttataaagcacatttacaacAACCATCACTGCCCAAAGTGCAACTCTTCCTCAACCTCCTCAGGCCTCAGGTACAGCACGCTGAGGACACCCTACAGTTTGCCTATCGGGCAGAGGTCAGTGTAGATGATGCCATTCTCTACCTCCTACACCGAGCCCACTCGCATCTGGACAAGGGAAGTGGCACAGTCAGGatcctctttttggacttttcgagtgccttcaacaccatccagccccttgtactaaaagaaaaactcaccagaatgTGAGTGGACCCCTGCCTGGTTGCTTGGATTTCCAgctacctcacagacagaccacagtatgtcaggctgaaggacatcacgtctgacacggtggtcagcaacatcggagctcctcaggggactgtgctgtctcccatcctcttcactctgtacactgcagacttctgcTACAACTCTGAAACGTGTCACGTGTCAGAAGTTCGCAGACGACACGGCCATCATGGGGTgtatcagagacaatgaagaggaagaggaatataggagcctggtgaggaactttgttgtctggtgccacatcaataacctgcagctcaacacctctaagaccaaggaactggtcatcgacttcaggagggacagacccagttcgagaccagttctaataggagcagaggaggtggaggtcgttcagacctacaaatatcttgggctgtggctggacaacaagctggactggacaagcaacacaaggcatctgtacaagaaggcccagagcaggttgtacttcctgaggaggctacgatcctttaacatctgcaaaaagctcctgtggatgttctaccagtctgtggttgccagtgttctctcctacgccgtggtgtgctggggcgggagcacaactaaggcagacttccacagactggaaaaactcatcaggcgggccggcttggtggtaggaatgaggctggaccctctggtgacagtggcagagagaaaaactgtggacaaactgctgagcatcctggacaatgccagccaccctctgcacactgtcatcagcagccagaggagccacagaagcctcagcaacaggctgctcctcccaaagtacaggaccaacaggctgggggactcatttgtcccccgggccatcaaactgtacaactcctcactgggggggaggggcaaacaaaaaagaaaaaaccggtacgaactaaacaaacaacaaccacaacattaacataatgtgcaataaaaccatagacatgtgcaataaaaccctgggcattACGGGGTAactctaggtgtgtgtgtacctatgtgtgtatatgtatgtatatatatatatatatatgtatatatgtgtgtatatgtatgtatgtatgtgtatatatgtatatatatatgtgtatgtgtatgtatgcatatatatgtatatgtgtatgtatatgtatgtgtgcgtatgtatgcatgtatctgtgtatgtatgtatgtatatatatatatatatatacatacatacatgtgttgtgtgtatgtaggtatacatacatatatatatatagcatgggtcactttcatttttatttttattcttatcttattttattctattctattctctatttttaacagtgctgtgtgtggatgctggagctgttaatttccccgagggaacctcccaaagggattaataaagtcgtctgtctgtcattttggtttgtggacaaaacgagacattcgagaacatccaTCATTTCCtcattataaaataattgttagttgcagccctagtcaaTTTTGTATAATGTCACCTACAGCCTGTACTACTAAACAACGTCAACAAATGCTTGTGTTATAGCTTGACTTATCTGTACTACAAAGCGTGTTATCAACAAGCTCAATCATCGCAGGATTTACAAATGTCAATGTGGAAGAAGCAAAATCGTTAACGGTGACAGACCTAAAGAAggactgatttattttatatttatattttatatgacaTCGCACGACAACCAAAGAAAGAATGTTTAAGTTAAGGTCTATGGGACACTAAGaagtaacacaaacactttttttaaattcagctcACCTGAGCGCGTTGACAGGAGGGTTTTGGAGAGTAATTAAACCAACGGAGCCCGATACAAGAGTAAATTGAGCCATTGTGTCGATGAAACACTGCAAGTCGACGCACTCTTTCCAGCTGTCTTCACAGTGAACTTTGAATCTTGACTAGTATGACAGACTAGAGTCAACCAGCGTATCACAACTATCCCGCGAGACTGCCGCCTGGTGGCTTTTGTATTACGTGGGTAAAGTAACAAAGGGCAAACAGCACGGAATTACGCACGCGAATTGCGACTATTGAAGTTTTGAGGACTTTTGCCCTCATTACGCCGCCCTccacacaataaacaaacatttattttcgtCTTTTTCTTAGCTTAGCTTCCACTTTCCAATAATACAATTTGAGCATTACCGCCCCCACCTGGCCTGGCGCCGAACACACAAACCTCAACTGAAGAAACGTGtacatgttaaaaacaaacacacatttctcattttGAACGTTTTTTCTCAGTGGGATATTATTTGTGGATTTATCTTCGATATTACTATGGTGATGGTTCTGTAAAAGGCTATTTTAATCCTTGAAGAACGTTCTACATACataggttcaaggttcaaggttcaaggtttttatttgccatttgtacTTAAACAGAtagtccaggcacattggaaatcttgtgcgggttctacgagtcagttgtaggagacagaaacacaaagtaTAAAAGTAGACCTCAAATTAAAATCGATACAGAGTAGTACagagtatatatgtgtgtgtatatatatatatatatacatatatatacatacatatatacatgtatatatatatatatacacacacacatacacatacatatacatatatatacatatacatatatatacatgcacatacacatatatgcacatatatattGATGGATTGCAGTATTGCACTGGGATGTATTGCACATTTATCAGGGATATTGCACAGAATATTGCACATGGTTAAGGTGAGTTAGTGTCTGGTTATAAAATTTACAAATTTATGTAATTATACATAAATGTAAGCTTAGAAGGGCTAGGCCAAAATTCTATGttctacaaaaacaacacaaacaagactTGAATGTGAGTTCAAGTCATTAGAGTACGAGTtgatacagaaaaaaaagaataatacagAAACGTTTTTAAAGCTTACAGtatagtgtgtgttttattgggAAAATCCAGAATTGTAAAAATGCATTGTTTGATAAAACCTGAAAGGAGGGGAACAATACATTTTTCCAGAGAAGCGTAAAACTGTAATGAATATGAACATAAACTTTAACTTGCCAATTTACTCCATAAGTATAGTGTGAGGACAAGACCAGAATAAATGTACTAGTGTTTCTTTATGTTCCCCTATCATTCTATCTTCAGAGTTTGTTGGATAAAACCTCTGAAGCTTTTTAAAGGCAAGGCAGGTTCATTTGTATAgcactattcatacacaggACAACCCAGAGTGCTTTTTAGAAAGGCATAGAAACACATTAAGAAAATCACAGATACATTAAAATTATACgagataaaaatgtgatttgccCATAAAAGTGCATGTAAAAGACAGGAATGAACTGATAACTAATTATTTGAGAATTTAATAAAAAGATGCAGTGAATAATAGAGTGTTAAGGCCTGACTTAAAGCAGACCTCAGTGTGTTCCACAGGTGAGGAGCTAAatgctgcttcactttgtttgtAAAAGAAACCTCTCTAACTTTGTTAGTGACACATAACTTAATATGTGGTAGAAACCAAACTTTTCCCCAAATGTCTCCAGTATATGAAGACCACTATGACAAAGAAGAAGGTGTACAGTTAACGTCTTGTTGAAAAAGAGGACGAATTTCCATAACTAGCTCTAGCTATTCATCTAGCTATACGTCTACGGGATGTGACGTCACCGCGCCCTTTGATCTTGTCGGATGGTGTTGTTTACTTCCGTCTCTTCTGCTGACAGACAGTAGTTCATGAAGCCGACAGTTCTCTGGCTCATGTTACCGCAAACATGCGCTCACTCCTCGGACTTATCACCGTTGTTCTTGCAGCCAGTCTGTATCTGTATACACTGTCCCTGTACCTGCCCGCTGGACCCCGGCGGTCTCATCCTCCCTCTTCCGACAGAGAGCATGTGGACACGGCGGAGTCCCCAGATAGCACCGAGGGAGCCAGCAGGTAACCGGCGATagacatatttatatatagtggCAGAATAAAGGGTAGCATTCATTTACCAATGCAATGTTGCAGTGTTgcaagctaatgttagcatgtgCCCATTTACCCTATTAGGAATGCATGATAATTAACCTTTTGCTGATATCAGATATGCCGATATACCagagtgcttgggccgataatGATACCGatatacgtttttttttccagtgcccAAGTTCACAGGTCATTCAGTCTTTTCTGTTGTGAAGTTAACATAACATTTTGTCCACTCATGTCACCACAGATGTAGATATAGATTTTCTTCATtgagctaaataaataaacgtaaaataaataatagttgTAGAGGGTGCCAGAATAGAAGTCAAGCCAATTTAGTCTACCGTTGCAGTTATATCAACATATCCTGGTGTGTTTGCCAataactgatactgatatcatgCCGATAATATTGTACGTCCCTACTCATTTCCATGCATGTATTTCTGTTATTCATATACTAAATTCCAACAAGAGTCCACAGGGTTTTTTGTTGTCAACTGTTAAGTACTGTCATGAATATGTCACAGTAGGAATGGATGTCATTATTGAACAATGAGTTgatatttcctttcatttttttttaaaaactccaTGGAGactaagtatttttttaaatgaacacctCATACTGTAATTCAGAAATTACATTTGGAACATTGAATATAATTaaacttttaatttgttttcaaattttacacagtaaaatgtatttatttttatttaagcaACAGTTGTCCCTAATTTTTCAGCCCCTTCTTTATATGTAAAAATGGATGATGATACTAACTTCAGGGTTCATGTTCCCGCAGGTTGAAGTTCCCCTCAGACTTGGAGGAGCTGAGGGAACTCGCTGAGCTCCTGCAGTTTTATAAGGCAGAGCACACTGGATATGTCCTGCTCCTCTTTTGTAGTGCTTATCTGTACAAGCAGTCTTTTGCCATTCCTGGATCCTCATTCCTGGTAAggttagacagacagacagacagacgactttatttatccccttgggaggttccctcggggaacttaacagctccaacatccacacacagcactgttaaaattagagtcacactttacaggataccagaaagagaaacaccccaggtaTCACACACCATACAATATAGAatgaaatatagaataaaataaaataagataagaatgaACTatgctatatatgtatatgtatatatatatatatatatacatacacacatacacctatatatatacacatatacatatatgtatgtgtgtatatatatatatatatatatatatatatatatgtgtgtacgtATATATAGCAAACTGTAGTGTTTGCTGAGCATTTTCCTTTACATGTTATTATACTAAAGAAATATTTGTGGTTCAGGAAAGCAAACTTTACTTGAAACGGCTTAAAAATGACGTACTCTGCCAACACAGCTGTCGGGAGCAGCTTGGGCTTAAGTTACCGTCTGAGCCACCGCCAACCCGTTTGACATACTCTTATTATTGGTTGTATTTAAGATAGAAGTTTTCTATCAATCACTACTATGATTCTTATAAAGTTGTGGTCTTGACTGGTCTTGCTTTAAAATCCCAAGTCCTCTGTGTCCGAGACCAGAGCTAAGCCTTCAAAAATGTTCTTGAGCCCAAAATCACTTTTGAGTACAACAACACTAGCATACTGGATTGGTCCAGCATCCAATTTGCCTGTGTGGCAGCCATAATAGAGACTTGACCGTTCATGGTAGTTTCTGCATAAATGAGAATGCAGCACAGAAATACTTTCAAAACCACAGACTATGCGAGAGATAAACATGCTTCTCACCTAGTGTCACTTACTACTATTAGATCACAGTGTGTCAGGACCTATATGATGTGTAGtaactgtttttttgtctctccttGTCCTTGTGCAGAATATTCTAGCAGGAGCTATATTTGGACCTTATGAAGGACTGGTGCTAGCCTGTGTGCTAACTACTGTGGGCGCCACCATGTGCTACCTCCTGTCACAGGCCTTTGGGAAACAGTACATTGTGAACTTCTTCCCTGATAAAGTTTCCACGCTGCAGAAGAAGGTACATCCGTGACTCTATGTAAACAACTGATGGAAACTCAATTTGAAACTAAGTCTGGAAACCAAACCATTCAAAGAGCTGATGTTTATTCAATCTTGCCGTTGGGTCTGAATCAACCTGAAACAGGCCCCTTTTTTACCAAATTGGTTGTAGTTTTATCTAAATTCATATAAAGATAATTTGGTCTGCAAACATTGATAACACCCACATAAACATGGGTGTTATAAAAAATGAATTACATACCCATTCGCAAATGCAAATTGATCTGGTATAGATTTAAATTTGGTAATATAATGACTTTTCTTctcagagagagggaaaaaaactaaTTCTACAGGTAatgtttattgattttgttgtttttttcagttctcCTCAAGCCGGACTTACACTCCTTCACACTGAAtcaaatccatccattatcaaaaCAAATGATCTTTGCATTTGCATCTTTGCAGGAAATTGTCACTCATATGGATACAGATAAACAAGCTGACAGTAACAATCAGAAATAATACAATGTAAACCAGTAACCTGAAGAGAAGGGTGGAGGAGTGTTTTATTGTCTAGTGACgattatgaaaatgtgttgaCGGCGTATTAACCAGGCAAAAGTGTCACAGTGAAAACCCACCATTTTTATGCATTTAGATTTTTGTCAATTATGGGTTTAACACATCACAGGTTTTTATCACCTCCCCAAGGATGTGCCATGTACCAATGAATATGATTTATCCAATGTCTTTTTCAGGTTGAAGAGAATAAGGACTGCctgttcttctttctgctcttcCTGAGAGTCTTTCCCATGACGCCTAACTGGTTTCTGAACATTTCTGCCCCAATTGTAAACATCCCCATCACCTACTTCTTCTGCTCAGTCTTCATTGGTAAGCACATGacgtatagtatagtataatacaTCACACggcaaaataaatatattgctTAAAATTGTTGTGCCCAACTTTTAAACATAGACAACGCCTGCTACATTCAAACCACCGTAAAGTAACTTCACACAATGCTggttaagcctatcagctccacattaTAGAAGAGATCTGCAGTTGTTGCCCTGTCGCTGTATACATGCGAACACTTACTCAGTCAGATGGCAATGGCATGTGCTGACGAAACACGGGCAATAAGAGctgcatacagtacatgaagCTGTACACAAATGTTATTATCTGCTTGAGAATTTTACAATTGGGCATATCTTTAATTTCTTGtcatttgaataaatgtttggAACAGATCAATTCAAACAGAAATACCAAATTGCTTCTCTCAGTGCCGCCTCACTGCAGTCTGCTTTTGATCTCCTTCCACAGGTCTTCTGCCGTACAACTTCATCGGTGTCCAGACGGGCGTCATGCTGTCTGAGGTGCCTTCGCTGGACGACTTGTTCTCCTGGCAgcggctgctgcagctgctggccATCGCCTGCGTGGCTCTGCTACCCGGCGCCCTCATCCGCCGCTACAGTCGGAGACATCTCAAGCTGGATGTGCCGTCACAGAACGGAGTCATTACAGAGAAAAAGGTCCAGTGATTCGTTCTGGTTTTCGTCCCCCTGCACTTTGCCCTCAAAAGTGAACTTTTACCATTTTATCTCGATTGGTTTATTTCCTAGGAGACACCTGGACATGGGAAATGGATTGTAGCTATTAAAACAATGAGCAGATTGGGATTTGCATAGTGGGATTTAAAGCTGTGTTATCAACTAGTGGTGTCTCAAATCTACAGTACAACTTCTGTAGACACaacatacacagtatatgtgCAATAATGT
This genomic interval from Solea solea chromosome 2, fSolSol10.1, whole genome shotgun sequence contains the following:
- the tmem41aa gene encoding transmembrane protein 41A-A translates to MRSLLGLITVVLAASLYLYTLSLYLPAGPRRSHPPSSDREHVDTAESPDSTEGASRLKFPSDLEELRELAELLQFYKAEHTGYVLLLFCSAYLYKQSFAIPGSSFLNILAGAIFGPYEGLVLACVLTTVGATMCYLLSQAFGKQYIVNFFPDKVSTLQKKVEENKDCLFFFLLFLRVFPMTPNWFLNISAPIVNIPITYFFCSVFIGLLPYNFIGVQTGVMLSEVPSLDDLFSWQRLLQLLAIACVALLPGALIRRYSRRHLKLDVPSQNGVITEKKVQ